A segment of the Zingiber officinale cultivar Zhangliang chromosome 8B, Zo_v1.1, whole genome shotgun sequence genome:
gctctcgcatatatggatctatcccatctaatatctcaacaacgtgggatgtcctgttaggttctgctccctcgtcattaaactaatgtacgtgcatcgacaatctcctccaatgagcgttgatactctgaagtggaattggaatggaaaagtaatggtaatgtgcaagatcatgctcgcatggcaatccgtatacaattttgatagaacagttgcatctgccggatagctggtgagatgcttcctcaatacattttagctgaccagaaatcaacttcattgcctctaatgaaatccgacaccttatttgactgaaaatgtcatcatgtaaatgttgatggtgtggaatgttcagagatttttcgaacgacttcttaatatccccgaactgaattctcaacatcttatgtattttttcaaaagatgtctgtagggatgacatggtatctcccaaatataatttcaatctcgcatgtgcagattctgccctgtaataaaaaaaatgcattgtgtttaaatgcagaaaagaattgaaatactacaataatgaacaaaatttaaataataaaactataaaatgatTATACatttgatttgaattgctcccgaggtgcatacatgtatcaacccatgctgaaacaaaccgctctttgtaagggtgtaaccacgtatcccaaagataatttagagcaccctcgaatcgttgatactctTTGCGCATTACATCCCACTTATGCTGATAagaccattgtgtcgatgaattaatgagtgagtgccatgatgcataaaaatgttgccactccagaccaagcataggggcgcatttcttcattacgcactggtttatgtggcaaatacaaaggatgtgacgtgcattgaaaaaacatgtttcaattgcaTTAATAAGCGCCAAATCCCGATTTGAAACAAATACCAATGGTAACGATGCattcttttcaaccatccacttctttaaggcACCTAATGCCCATGTCAATTGCTCTATCTTTTCATTACTAAGATATGtaaacataagtgagtaagttcgcattgtggatgtgatacccacaacctccaatagtggtatccgatactcattggtcttgtatgtggcatcaatgatcaacacagatgaACAGTTGACAGACaactctagactttttggatgaacccaaagaatatctgtgatttcgttggtgtttggatttgtacggtatttatggaggtattctttcttgattaattggtccaagaTATACTAAATAGAATTTAGGCCGCCCCGTTTagcggatttatttgtgaaaatagcattataaatgcttttgatccccgtagtgtttgatgagtctctttccttcaaaatactaagaatttcacgaggtgtggtGCTGTTAGCCATGTCAAgcacaaattctttttcttttggtttaacctactcgggtactcatgtccatcaatatattctgctaattgctgattatgaaaaccacaaacaacccttaaatcccacatcacaccatctggaggtattggtatacctcgcaactcaaatgggcattcacattttttagtcccagtatttctttttaaggattgtccatcaactagatatcgtggcggtttatactttccacctctttcacacataagatgacactttggtagcttgccaccttttaaattagcagaatttttaataaccactacaatactattcttcaaaccaactgtctttacccaatttatcatatcttctatacttttaaatatctatataaaaaaatataacaaagatgtataagtatgacattaccaatcttaatataatttctctacttataaaataaataatgaatatacataaaacaatgataataactaacctgatctgtGGTAAATTCGATTGTATAATCGCGACTGTTGTTAGAGATATCTTcactaggaacatcattctcaattgaccaactatctgaaaataaacccaaatagtcatccatattttcaggaagagagaaggagaggctgagagggagatagcagtgaagggaggtgtgaatgaagtgtgagaggaggatttaaagggagaggttttgacacgtgtcaagagttgaagggtgggtaatttaaggggaggggaggttctgacatgtgtcaagagtttaaaGGTCAGTAATTTAAGGGGaagggaggttctgacatgtgtcaagagtttaagggtgagtaatttaaggggagggggaggctctgacatgtgtcaagaattGAAGGAtggataatttaaagggagggggggttctgacatgtgtcaatgTTTGAAGGatgagtaatttaaagaaagtgagaagttctgacatgtgtcaagagttggaagtggggtaatttaaagggatgagagattttaacatatgttaagGGTTGAAAGGGGGGCCATTTAaagtgatgagagattttgacatgtgtcaagggttggaaggagggtcatttaaagggataaaagattttgacatgtgtcaatggttagaagtggggtaatttaaagggaggggatgttctgacatatgtcaagcgttgaagaggggtaatttaaagggagggggtgttttgacaggtgtcaatggttggagaatgacgaatttaaatggagggagtgttttgacaggtgtcaatggttggaggatggataatttaaagagggtgacagattctgacatgtgttatatgtcaatggttggagggagggatgatttaaagggagagaagattatgacatgtgttaatagttggatgcgagtaatttaagtgtcaaattaggaatgtaatttaaaggaagagagtaatttaataattatataaaataaaaaattaaaaaatttgataaaaaaataataaacaaaattgattaaagaaataaaactaaataaatattaaaaaattaaaaataataaataaaattaattaaaaataaaactaaataaaaattaaataaaattaaaaaaatataagtattaatgaaaaaataataaacaaaattaattttaaaataaaactaaataaaaataaaaatatatataagtattaatgaaaaataataaataaaattgattaaaaacttaaactaaataaaaattttaaaatatataagtatgaatgaaaaaaaataaaatataattaattttaaaaataaaactaaataaaattaaaaaaaattaaaaaaatatatataagtattaatgaaaaataataaataaaattgattaaaaatttaaactaaataaaatttttaaaatatataagtatgaataaaaaaattaaaattaaaattaattttaaaaataaaactaaataaaaatttaaaaatatataagtatgaataaaaaaaaattaaatttaaattaattaaaaataaaaaaattaaaatatataagtatgaattaaaaaaatcaaaaataaaataaaaaaaaaaaaagaaaaaaaaagataaaggGTAGAATGGTTATTTGAAGGGGGGAGTGCGCGTGACTTTCTATAACCTCCTAAGGATCATAGAGGCACCGTAGATACTAAATAAAACACTGAAGTAGAATCATTATGTCCTTCCTAAGGATTTAGGATCCTTCATAATAACTAGCACGTAGATACCCCAACCAAAAAAACACTGAAATAGGATCAGCTATCAATCCTCCAGGGAGTATTGGTTGCTTTATTATGGAAAATACCACACTACAAGCAGATAATTTCGTTCTTTTAGCAAGATAAATGAACTAAATTAAGTTCACAGGCCCTCGCCTGTTTCCTTCTTCGTAGCTTCCTTGATCTCATCCGTTCCATCCTCCTGCCAGAAAAAGTCCAGTCACATGATAACTGTGATACAATAACATCATCGTTTCTAGACTAACCCAGGAAAAAACAGGGAGACTGACCGTGATATCGGAGGTCCACAGCGTCAAGTTGTCTCGAAGAAGTTGAATTATCAAGGTGCTGTCTTTGTATGATTCTTCTCCCAAAGAATCAAGTTCAGAGATAGCCTCATCAAAAGCCTGCAATCCATATTTGCACTgactaataaatttcaaaataaaaaaaaaagaggttattttatatttatagaatgtcaaaaaaatatttttttgttttgaaaaatcaaatggagaggCAATAAATAGATGATGAAATATTAATATCTTTGAGTTCAGTGAATGCAATGCACACTAGGATCTTCCTATATTTGCTCATGCACTGCCCATGCAATCCATCCTAGGGGTATCGAAAGGGAGGCGCTGCAACCGATCAGTCAGCAACGCCCAGGACCACGTATTAGGCTCAATACAGCCTGTGCCTTGATCATATCTAGAATAGCAAGGACAATGCTCAACACGGCATAGGAGCTGGGTCTGAAGGACACGGGCCAAAACAGGCTTCCTCTTAAAACATCTTTCAAATTATCTTGAACCAAAAAAAGATAAAATGTTGGTGGGTTATTATCGTTCGGCTGAAAATTTACCAAAAAaatctcaatatatatatatatatataatccaaaGCTTTCCGTTTACCAACCATTATCCCTCttaaaatagatataaaatatttattaaataagaTTTGTATCTTATACCAAGAGAAGTATGATAATACACACATCACCTTCTCACAAGGGGGCGTTGCTTCTCCATATACAGGTCGTTGATTTGTAATTGGGTGAGCTAGCACAGCAGGGACCCAGagattgatttaaattatgaaGTTAATCAGATGAATATTTTAGCTTCTAGTGTAAATAGAGAATCAAGTGATATTATCTATGAAGAAGACTGTCCATGCTGCCATATGATTCATGATATATTACAAGTTCTAAGTGCCTACAGTGGTGCAAGTTCTTAATTTGGCACAGGTACTCAAGTGGGACGGAAAGTGTTGTCCAAACAAGTAGAGCATGGAAATGTGCATTTTACTTGAGGATTGGTTAGAGGTAAAAGATTGCCTACAAGATAACTATTACATCAGGCTCTGACAAGGAAGATAATGGCAATTGACATTGAAAGACCATCAAGAACCTATGCCAATTTATGCTGAACATCAAACTCTATATGTGAATTCTGATCCTACTAGAGAAGGTGCATAAGGGGCATAACTTTCtgattttaaaagatattttcaaTAATTTATAGTTTTAACTTAAGAATTAGAAACAAGACAGCAGCAGTCTTTGCAAGAGGCTTCTAAGATGACTAAAGACTTTAAGCAACGCACTAGATCAGTTTCAAGTCAACATGACTTCTTTCTAAGCCCTAATTTTCATAAGATGTTGTAGTTCACTAACAATTGCTGTTTGGGGTACTCATGCACAGGTATGCATCTTGTTACTTTTCATTTAAGGAGCTATATTTGCTCGCTACAATACAAATTTGCTTTATTGCTCCTAGTAACAGCATAGAGCCACACACGTTAAAACATAAATTGTATAATGTGTATCAGGAATGTAAAAAATAATGACTTGCGCTCAGATCCACATGAGCAAAAATATGTGAGACAAACCTGCTTTGCAAGGCTACAAGCACGGTCTGGTGAGTTCAGAATCTCATAGTAGAAGACAGAGAAGTTAAGTGCCAGCCCCAGCCTTATGGGATGAGTAGAAGCCAAATCAGCAAAAGCAATATCCTGTTATGCATCACATGAATGTCAGACACGCGAgacaatttataaaaatattttggaaagcAGGTAAAGAAGAAAATATGATTCAAACATAATGTTACAATGAACAAGATTCACGTACGTATGCGTGCCCTCTAGGCCTctatgccaaaaaaaaaaaaaacacaaccgaGGGGGGTTACTCAAGTTAGTTCAGTTCAGTGGAAAACCTAgaaaatgtaaaagaaaaaacagtgtgaaaaaaaaaaatcttcctttGCACACATTTAAAGACACTTTATGTGGTCCAAAAGTTGAGTACTTGGTTTCCAATAAAAAAAGGGAGCTAATTGCATAGTTTCATTAATCCATCTTATCAATAATTTGCTTAAAGGTTcacaaaaataaacaaagaacGAATAATCAACGGAAGCTCAATATGTAAATGTTGCATACTTGTGCAGATTTGTATGCCAAAAGAGTGTTTTCAGCTTCGTCTTTCCTCTCTGCTCCAGTCTTGAACTCAGCCAGGTACCTATGCATATAAACCAAATAAGATAacgagagaaagaaaaagagacaaAACAAAAATTGTGCTAAAACATACAATTTTTTTTGAATAAGAGAAATGCGCTTATCTAACCTGTGGTAGTCACCCTTCATCTTCAGATAAAAGACCTTGGATTCTGCACTGGTAGCGGAGGGGACGAGGTGGGAATCAAGCAGCTTCAGGATACCTTCGCAAATTTTGCTGAGTTCTTCCTCGACCTTGGCTCGATAATCCTTGATCAAAGAAACATGATCCTCATTGCCACGGCTCTCCTCCTTCTGCTCGATGGAAGAGATAATCCGCCAGGACGCCCGACGAGCTCCAATCACATTCTTGTAGGCTACTGAGAGGAGGTTGCGCTCCTCAACGGTGAGCTCCTCCCCGTTGATCGTCATCACCACATTCTCCATGTACTCCACCATCTCCTCATACCTCTCCGCCTGCTCAGCCAGCTTGGCCAAGTAAACATTCTCCTCGCGGGGCGTTTCCACCGGCGGCATTTTGCTAGATCTCCACGAACGACTTCCCCCCTGGAAAACCAACAGCACAGATAAATCATCATAATAATAGTTTCATGCAAAATCGGTGCAGGAAACAATCGATAAAAAAAAGATTGTTAAATGTCGGCAAAACGAAACCAAGGACAGAGATCATCATATGCTCAAATTCGCATAACAAATTTTTCCCCccaaaaagaatgaaaaatactCGGTGAAGATCTACGGGAATCCGCAGACAAAACTGAAGCAGAAACGCCGCCGGATCGAGCGAGAGGAGCCCTTCGCCAACTAGGGCTCGCCGTGCTCACCTTCGTCTTTTTCTCTTTCGACAAAGCTGCCTATGGTTTGTTTTCGGTGATTTTACGAGGGAGAGATTATGAGTGGAGAGATACCACCTGTTCTGGAGACTTACCCAACTGTAAACCCTCCTGTTATACACCTGCCCCACATAACTCGATCAATGATACTGTGTGTAGTCCATTTATTCGTACAGGGAAGAAAAAGCGGAGAGCGAACGACCACTAGCCAAATTCCGCCGGGCCGCCTCCTGCAACCGCAGAAAGGTAGCAGGCAAGCCGAGATCCCCTGCCTCTCCTCCATCAGGAAACAGGACTATCTCGCCCTTCAGACCATATCAGCATCCGCGTCGATTTAATTTCCGTGGCGCCTGACTCCCACCGTGCACCGACTAAGATTCACGTCACGGCTCCAGTCATAGCGGGTTGAACCGAGCCGGACCGTCCGAGCCGATGGTCTTTAACCGAGAGACTTGAAAAAGAAGCTTCCGTGAGTATTTTTAGAGCCAAATTTAGTATAAATTCAGCGTAAcaaattaacttataatttgaaaatataatgATTCGGTAATAAAGGGGAGTTCATTTGTCACAGGTCAATTGATATGAAATTGATTAAAGTCAAAATGATCAACATCGGGACTTACAGAAAGAGCCTCCACCAAAGATAACTGTCTGATTATCCTGGTCGGCAAAGGAGTGGCCGAGTGGATCATCCGGTGGGTCAGACAAATGGACACCATGGGCCGATCAGACGAATGGACAACCCGTAGTTGGTTGTTTCGGTCAGCAATcatcattaaatatgaagaagttaAGACTAAGAAGAATACTCCATTTATCATTAATACActgaagtcaagacaaagaagtcttcctctgcaattaatatcattaaataagggcagatgaacgatcacaaagaaaggtataaaagggtatGTCAGGTATGAGGAAAGGGAAGATTTATCTATTACCCGACTACTCATTCTCTCTTCCTGATttttaacttgagcgtcgaagagCCAACGtagagaccccttccctggtttggttttattttgcaggattgaGGTCTTCATCCCGTCAGTAGTCACCCAATCCCTGACTTTCCAGCTTCCttcattcagacaggatcaatttggcacaaTCTGTGGAAACGTGGCTTGTATCCGAATAAGAAGATGCAAGACGTTGGACGACTCACCAAAAGGATCTCGATGCACTAATACAAGCTCGAGTGATGAAGATATTGGAGTAACAACAACAGGCGTTGGCCGATCGGCAAACGCATGAGCCTACTGCCTCTGTAGTAGGTCGACAggctaaaagagaaagagaagatcgAGCGGATCAACTTTTCGCTCGGGAGCCAAATAGGAGACCGATCGGCTCATGTGGGGATGCCCGTAATGTGCCAATCCCCTTCAACCGAGTGCTATCATGGGTTCCCCCAGAAGAAAGAGGTTGAGCGGATAGAGACCGAGGATCTTCTTCGGATAAGGCGCCTCTGCGGGATGCACGAAAAGGAAAAGCGCTGAGGGAAGACGACTCGCCCGATCGGGTCAATCAACAATTTTCAGAGGGGATCCTAAATGATCCTCTACTGAAGCATTACATCCCGCTGACGATCAGGGAGTACAATGGAGCAACCGATCCCGACGACTATTTGACCAAGTTTAACAAGCGGTCACCTTTCACCAATATACGGACGGGgtgaaatgccgagtcttccttaccactttATCTGGATCGATGCAACGATGGTTCAAACGGTTGTCGAACAGCTCGATCCacagtttcaaagacttccgagcggCATTCCTACATCACTTTGCTAGTAGTCGTCGTCGCTAGAAGACGAGCGTGAATCTATTCTTACTGAAGCAAGAGCCACAAGAGGCCCTGAGGGCCTATAtccagcgcttcaatcaggtggcgatggacattccagcaGTCTCCTCAGATGtgttggtgaacgccttcacccaaggaCTCACCAGGAGAATTCTTTCGATCGCTTATTTGGTGACTGCCGAAGGACTTTGGTCATCTCCAAAAGAAGGTCAATGAATAcaaaatgtggaagaagctcaggaggcaaggaagaaggagacgcCCGCCGTGCCCACTGGAGTATCCGAGCGGCGTCAACCGAGCAGTCATCAAGCACCTAAAGGGCCTCGATCAGGAGCCACTccatgtaggggatcggtggtcggctacAAGCGGGGTTGAATAGTCGTGCCCCCAAATCGATAGTTTCCTACgtatgttagcttgcgcagcggaataacacAAAGcaaacaagctaaacactaatggaaatacaaagactaagaaagaaaatacaaaccaatacacgtcgataaCATGATTCGGAGatagcttgctcctactccacgactgtccataaggtggatgattcctcaatctgtcggtggattagtctCCGGAAACTCCTGCTAGCTTAAACTtccttgtgagtggagaaacctcgccacaaactcatcaagacctcttggacacaggAAAACCTTGAGCACTGGTACattactaattagactttaatcaagtccaatttcgtcagcCCTAACCAatcttccaagccttggttatataggtcacgtgttagaaaaccccgcctatcagtcgactaccaaaactatcagtcgactgtccttcgtggaaattcgactgttacatcccaacgactgaataccagtcgactagtaaaagtaccagtcgactgctccacactcaTCAAGTGAACAAaatcattctgttcgctcccagtcgactgcctagTCGattacaccagtcgactagtacctgAGTaaaatctctcagcactcggaccctcacctttacgactcacttgactgttcgttgcagctttgacctcttgccttcaagcctaatTCTTTTggatctcgtccctcggatgcacccatGCCCGCGACTCGTCGCAATGCCATCCTTCGTATATGCCTAAAAGTTgtttccctcgacccttgtccttgctaccttaTTCACGGTCTCTTGGATGCTCCattcttcaccggacccgaaactatctacctgagtcatatgtgtatcctacaaacctacatattcatatacacatatcaaatacaagggtgaaattaacttacaccctttgcccaaacaccaaaacacatgatcgCACGGACCAtcgagattgctccaacaatctcctcctttttgatgtttggcaatacgtttaagttagggaaaacaaatagcaaataaacatgctaaaaacattggtcttacgttgccaaagctacacatttggacttacaccgtcgaatggacttacgtcgccaaggctacacacttggacttacactgctgaatggacttacgttgccaaggctgcacacttggacttacactaccgaatgaatatgcaacatgcattggaacctatcccaaagctccccctacacctatgctccccattgagctaggattttaccacagggctatttaagaacctatcacaaggctccccctacgcaaaggcactaagatTTTCCCAATTAAACCTTACTTTTTCCTCTTCGCCTAACATCCAATAAgctttccaacaatatcccaattgttgaaaacttgtcatccaactgaccctaaactcacgTAGTTATCCCCCTAGGATCTCATACACATATACGAGCTGACTCGGTCAgaatccagtgctgaaaataatttcaaactggtatcagtcgactgccagaaGTACCAGTCGGATGACCTTATCGAatacattaaaaaatatatctatcacaaatctcaagattgacacaaaaactaaaactagctaaattgttcaattaaatcttgacctaaagtcctagttttgacttcctcttgatgtatttactCATACTAACCtaaaatgcatccctagcattgatttatatgacagctatatatcaaaaactaattatcatgcaatatgaccaatgtcatatttccttgcatgaaacgcaacccaattgtgccaattccCTAAGGTTGAAACTCAAATAtgtctccaaaccttttggcacatttACTGACCCATCTAGACTCCCAAGagaaacccacttgagatccatttgtcATGAGTCTcaacttgactcttagagctccccctagagctcctaaccttagtcacctccttaGGCGACTCATCCATAATTACTAGGCCATATCGGTGCACCTCCGATGACACTTGACCTATAAatctaacctttttaaccttgggcACCTTGTCCTTGgctaatttcttcttaccattaaatgactttcccttgccatttattgtcttctccttgctatagtcatatgcaaccctagcataagactttctcttagccttggagacattatatcggtatcccaaacccgatctatcattgttgggtctttgactacccaacaccatatctaaACCCTTAGATTCAACATTGAAtctatctagggttttctccaaacgatcaagctttgccttcaaagcttgattttctctttctaggttcctaaccctagagtcaacatgttcACCTTGGATATTCCTAGACTTAcctatttttctaggcatatatctcccattcttgggattaatgccttgggtctccttagatCTACCgtttctagagttatcatgaatgaGTTTCCTAAGGTTATGATCGGCATTtgccctactcctatcatgatatataaatccaaaattttgtattgctacataatgataatcattatttttcctagtatACATGGGAACATAaggatttgaatttgaattacactttaaattagggtatacctcccttacccttgaagctcccccttgactcttgcttctcttcttctcccatttcttcaaatgctccaatttcttgagctctctcttctttgggcatcttgtgtggtagtgccccatttcaccacacgtgaagcaactaatgtgcttcttctccttcttcttcctacaactcaaattagattctaaaggaatttAATTGAGTTTATAAGATACttctttcttacccaatggacacctactcttgtagtgtcccttttcattgcacctaaagcacacaatgtggtcctttgactttgctttagtggaggtgctcactaggttgacctccaagacctcttctttatccgtcttggattcttcttcaacccttgaggatgttgatgatgcttcctcatcctccttctcctcctcggatgttaagCATAGATTAACTTCCGttggctcctcctcaacttgagccacttcatccttttcttcggattttctttcttcttgtgtaggcatgagttcaTTCCCTAGaattttcttcactttgctccacaattcgtgggcattctcgtattcacTTACATCACTTATCACATTAAGAGGCAAAATATCGATTAAagttgatattacctttgagttttcctccgatcgtgaggtttgctcttccgtctaATGTCGTGGTCAGagtctctttcctttcttgtctcttgggatttcaaatggttcctcgacgaccatcattgtgtcccaatccgtcttgAGGAAGTTCTTCATTTTCACCAACCAAAAGGTGATGCTctataagcttcctccttcgaactttggtggTTCTATCAAGCCCGTCATccttgcttccttggcggttagtccaatggagagcgtactcgctctgataccacttgtaggagatcggtgctggctagaaggggggttgaatagtcgtgCCCCCAAATCGATAGTTTCCTACGTATGTTAGCTCGCGCAGCGGAAtaacacaaaacaaacaagctaaacactaaaggaaatacaaagactaagaaagaaaatgtaaaccaatacacgtcgatgtaacatgATTTGGAGATagtttgctcctactccatggttgtccgtaaggtggttgatccctcaatccgtcgatggattagtccccgaaaactccggatagctcaaacctccttgtgggtggagaaacctcaccacaaactcaccaagacctcttgggcacaagggaaaccttgagcactggtacactactaattagactttaaccaagtccaatttcctCAGTCCTAACCAAGCTTCCaaaccttggttatataggttacgggttggaaaaccctgcCTACCAATAGATTGTCAAAACCAtcagtatcagtcgactgctccacactggtcaaGCGAACAAaagtattctgttcgctcccagtcagcTGCCTAGTCGactataccagtcgactagtacccgagtacaatctctcagcactcggaccctcacccatacgactcacttgactcttcgttgcatttttgacctcttgccttcaagcctactttcttttgctctcgtccctcggatgctcctaagcccgcggctcgtcccaatgtcatcattcgcgtatgcctcgaagtcgcttccctcggcccttgtccttgctgccttgtccacggtctctcggatgctccatcctta
Coding sequences within it:
- the LOC122014893 gene encoding 14-3-3-like protein; the encoded protein is MPPVETPREENVYLAKLAEQAERYEEMVEYMENVVMTINGEELTVEERNLLSVAYKNVIGARRASWRIISSIEQKEESRGNEDHVSLIKDYRAKVEEELSKICEGILKLLDSHLVPSATSAESKVFYLKMKGDYHRYLAEFKTGAERKDEAENTLLAYKSAQDIAFADLASTHPIRLGLALNFSVFYYEILNSPDRACSLAKQAFDEAISELDSLGEESYKDSTLIIQLLRDNLTLWTSDITEDGTDEIKEATKKETGEGL